In Eulemur rufifrons isolate Redbay chromosome 2, OSU_ERuf_1, whole genome shotgun sequence, the sequence CTACTGCCCACACAACCTGCACGGGTTCCCACCAGGTGGGGCCATGCAGACAAATGGCCAATTCAGAGGCCCATCGGTGACTCCTCAGACCACGCTTGGCTGACAGGTGAAAAACAGGGCTAGACGCGAACCAGCTCGAGCCGCCGACAGACAAAAGAGCAAACACCTGGGCCCTGGCGACCagaccccggctgggggcggtgggggtggaAAGGCCCCTGGGGAAGGCACAGCGCCCTCCTCTGCGGCCAAACCCCACTCTGGAAACAGATCCCACAGAAACGGTCTCCTGGAGCCCAGGACGGGGGCCCTGTAGCACCCGAGGTCCTGGAGCCCAGACACGCCCAACGGGTGAGGCAGGACTCAGTGAGTGAAAACTTGCCACCCCTAGAAAATAATAACCAGTCGCCACTAAGAAGGATTACAAGATCATGcggaaaagtaaaaaaatctggGTTAGCATCAggtgaaaaaagggaaaatgcaaAATTGTAATTAAGTTCATTCAATGACGGAAAACCATTCAAGCACTTTGGACAAAAAAAGAACTACATAAGATTGCACGCACACGCggcttcccagctgtgtgactgcCCTGCAGTCTCATGGGGTATCACCGTGGGGGAACCGGGTGAGAGGCCCTCCAGACCCCGCACTATCTCTGCAACagcctgtgaatctataatttttaacaaaaaagctcaaacaaaaaaaaaaaggttagacTAGGTTAAGATGGATGGTTAATGGGAGAGTCTAAAAAATGTCACTGGTTCTAAATTACTTCCTTCATGAAGCAAACTGACTTTCTGCTCATTGCTGGCTGGAACCTTTGGGTCTCATTTCAAACCCCTTCCACAGACGCTCCGTGGCACCTAAAGGCAGGTTTCCCTCTGGTGCAAACAGCTGCTTATGGGAGGGGCTGGAGACCCTGCCTCCCTGGTCAGACGCCCAGAGGCCATCGCCAAAGGAGGCTGACGGCGGCCACACCCCAGCAATGGCGACAACCGTCTCCCCACCAGCCATCCCTCCTTCCCACTGCAGGGACGTGAGGAAGGGACTGACGGTAGCAAAGGAGCAGTGTCTAATAGGGAGGGCCGGGCTGCCTCTTCCCAGGAGCCCTGCGCTCCCCTTTGTGTGCCTTACTCCTGAGACAGAGGACCAACGTGGCACTTCTTAAGGTCCCTTCCAGGTCTCAGTTCAATAGCAGAAAAATCAAATAGCGAAAGACCTGCGGAGGCAGATGTCAGGGACAGTCTCAGAACACTAGCCCACACTGCTGCTGACTGTAGCATTACCGCCGAAGGCCACTCCGTGGTCACTTCTTACCGTGATATAAAAGGATTCTCGGCGGCTCCTCATCATCCTCGTCTTCCTCCAGGATGGAGTTGATGGAACTGAACTCCATGGACTCTTCGGAAGACTGAAGATCTGCAACAACGTCATGGGAGACTCTCACTGTCACCGCACTGTCTCAATGACTCATCCCAAGAAAACTCTTCGTGACACATGACCACCAAGGCATAAAGAAAAGATCCCACACTGCCAAATTCAAACAGGGCGCTTCGCCTAAAGTCGCTTCAGAGAAAGATACTCGACAGGAAAGAGAGAATGCCTTTCATGTCGCAAGCGAAAGCACGAGAGGCAGGCTGGGGGCCGGGACACTGCGTGCGTTCTGGGTGGGCTTCCTTTTGTCCCCATGGCTTACTCCTCCGGGCTGCAGCGCTCTACGGACGCCAGGAgcagggaacagggcaggggtgCAGCCACTGTGTCCTCACAGAGGCGAAAGACACACGTCAGCTCCCCGCAGCCTTCAGTCCTGCTAAGGAGGTGGCCTCAGGAGAGGGGTGTGCACTAAAGACAGACCTAGTGACGAGTTTATAGAGAACAGATCCTCGGACGGCTGACCGTGCAGTCATTAATGTTTCCCAGCCTGCATTTCAGAAACAGTGGGACGCTACAGTGCTAGCTCGGTGCGTGGCGGCCACCACACAAAAACACATCAACATAGGAATCCTAAAAAGTCAGAAGCCTTTTAGATGAGTTAACCATTTTTGAGATTCCTGCCCCATTTAGAGGGAATGCGTTACTGCTTCTGCGAGAATTACGAAGAAAAGAGTTAATCCCTGGGGCGCAGACACGGCCTGCGCACAGCCACACGCTCCCCGCTGCCGGCGCCAGCAGGGCGctgccaccctccaccccagcctccctgccctgccctacgCTTCCAACAAAactaaaatcacaaatatttggGAGAAGTTGAAGTAATTATAGCCCAGTGGGGAGACGAacaagaaggaatgaagaaatcTCTGCTCTGAATCTATTCTGGCAACAATCTCATCAAGACCTTGTTAAAAATACACAAGCGCCTGCTAGAACATGGCCGTGGGGGAAACCACAACTCCACCCTGCTGGCTCTCCCAGCACCTCGTCCTCCCCTGACAAACTTTACCTTCCTCCAGCTTCCTGGAATCCGGGAGACGGAGACTTCTTGTGTCCTCAGCGGGAGCATGTGGGGAAGGCTGGCTGGGCCTGGCGGCGCTGCGCAGGGTCATGCgctccctcagcccctgcctgggAGACAGCTCGGGCCCCGGGGCCCCCATCTCCAGCGGAGTGGCTGGCGGCCCCTGGCTGCCATCCAGGCACAGCCTCTTGGAGGGACATTCTCCGGCCTCTGAGCAGGCCAAGTGCGCAGGGCCCGGGGGCACCGTGAGGCTGCCCAACGGCAGGCCCGGGTCCCGGCCCTCGGCCCTGGCACACGGATCATCTTCCTTGACCCTGCAGGAGGGGGACAGGGCTGTCCAGCTGCCTgcctttctctcactctctttgccattttcttcctctgatGGCAAAGGTACCTTCTGGCACGGGCTGGGCTTCTGTGCAGAATTTCTTCCCCTCTTACTTGCAAGAGTCTGATCTCTGCCGTGCACTCTGGCCCCGCTGCCATCCCGAGAACCATCTCCAGCCGCAGGGGCCAGCAGGCCTCCAGGGTGTGCACTTTTCCCGAGCCCCTTCTTGTGGTTCGCTCTGTACCGGGCGTCCTTTTCACAAGGGGATGGACCTGACAGGCTTTGCGGTGcacactccctcctcccctgagGTGGGGAATAGTCCGAATCGCAGAGTGAGGGGGCTGGCTCCGCGGGCTGCTTCCCTCTCCGAGATGGAGCCATTCCTACTGTCCTTGAAGAGCCTTCTTGGCTCAGACTGGCTCTCTCACTCAGAACATCCAGAGCCACCCGAAGTGATCGTCTGTAGGTCAGCTCCTCCAGAGGTGCAGCAAGAACCTCGTTCTGCGAGGTCGCATGGACTGAAAATAAATAACGCCTGGTTACGTCCAGATACCCAGGCATCGCTGTCACGGCATCGCTTTGACAGCATGCTTGCCTAACTTCGACCCCTGGATTTTGAGCCTGGATGGGTCAGGGGGAGGCTCACATTTCTCACCTACATTTCCTCAGAAAGGAGACAAGGCCACAAAACAGCAGCTATTCATTCAGGACTTCgaggcttcatttttttaaaacacaaatttactgACCTTAACCTGATTGGCTAAAAAGATAAATTCCTCCAAGTTACAAAACAATACCATGAGCAAAATGTATTCAAATGTTTTGCAAATCCTCTCTCAGCCATACAATTTCAAATTCAATCAGGGTCAATAAAAACCAATGCCAACTACATAAAGAACTCTGCTGGCAATGTATTCCTggtctggggggaggggagcaaggAATAGCAGATTAAAAAGACTCATTGTGGGCTGGTAAGTTTTCAATACTTCTTTCCAAGGGCATTTCAAAGCCAGAAAAGAGCATCGTGGGCCTTTAGTTTGCAGCCCAACTTCCCTGCtgcaatagttttatttattcattccgaCACGTAGATATGGAGCTATTTATTTGAACAAGATGATGGATGCAGTATCACGACTCAGTAGGTACAATACCGCAATCAAAATAGTATCCCCTGCTTAACATTAAAAGCACTCACAAATAACCAGCCCCCCAACACCACCTGGGCCAACGAAGAAGGGGCCATGAGAGAGGACGGTCAGCCCGCCTCAGGTGTGCAGAGGGGCACCCGCCCTAAGCAACCACTTTTCTCGGAAAATAGGAAAATAGCCTTATTTTATAAGCACCATCGGGAGGAATTCTGGTCCATCTTTTCACAAGACAAACAATTCTTGGCAATTGGAATAAATGCTCCCACTCTGAGAAGAGGAAGGAACGGCCACGTCTGGGTTTGCTGAACTGCGACTAGGTGGGCGCAGTCACTGCTGCTCCCAGGGCGTGGGGGTGGCACGTCCCTGGCCTGGCTTTAGCAAGGTCTGTCTCACCTACAAAATGCAGAGGGCGTGGGAAGCAGAGAGTCCCACGTCGGCCCTGCCTGGTGCCCACCTACAACAGGACCTACGCATCATGGGCAGCCACCAactcctcctcccctgggctcTGCTTTCAAATGGCAAACACATAACCAGCTGCTTCTCAAAGCTTGGGCTGAGACCCGACTGGCCAGGGAGCAACAGAACCATCTAGAAGTCTTACTGTaggatgaggaaagagaaaaggaaacaccgCCCCTGCTCACGGAGCCGGCGTGGCCCACCTCCTGTGCACACTGGAGAACACGGATGCTCACCCTGACCACGCTGGGGCCAAGAACAGGACTGGCTCTAGGGGCAGATTGTGGGAAGGTTTAAGGAAGCAGAtccattttttcttctccttcagctCAGGGGGTTCATGTTGCCTTGTACGGAAAAAAAGTGGTGAATAGGGAGAATTTTCACCTAGAAAGCTAAGTCTCTCTATTCCCCCAAAAACTCTCTCTCACTTTGTGAAACCCAATGGTCACCTGGAAACGCACTCTTACCTAAGGAGGAGGCAATGGCTTCAATCTGAGACTTCCTCAGGACCTCAACGTCTGTGCTTTTCACCTTAATTCTGCAGAGACAGAATCGACCGTTACACACCACCAGCCAATGCCACCACGGAGACATTTTCAAACACGTTTTTCTTTAGATgacaaaagaattaaattcattttcctcCTCAACCTTCCACTTAAACCAAAAGTCACAGCCAACTAGGAATTCATACGCCTGAGGTTACAGGCAGCAAGGACCCTGGtgcatgtggttttttttttttttttttccttttaagacagAAAAGGTTGGCTGGATTCAAGagtaaaaatgaattcaaattgTGACTTTTATGAGGCAAATCTGACTTTCAACTGCACAAATAACTCCTTTGTTAGATTTTCAGAGTAGATGATAATGTCACTAAAAGCTGTTTACAGCCCAGCAGGTGTGTTTTAGTTTAAAAGGATGTGCTTTCCTTTTAAACTGGAGTATTCAATTACCTTCCCAGCCGCAGGGAAAGTGTGAGCTGGGGCCAAGCAAGCTTAGGAGGCAGCTCTGAAGATCCACGAGCAGGAAGGAGTGGGGCACAGAAAGCTCCCAAGGAAGAGCGGCAAGGGAGCCAGGCGGCTCCCTTCAGAACTGGGAGTTCTCCCGCCAGACATGCCCGTGCCACACCACATAGGATCTGGGCCTTCCAATCACCACCACCCCAGATGATCTACACCTTCCCACCACCAGATACTCTCGAGGAGAACAATACTGTGCTGCCTGATGATCAATTATTTGCCTTCTCAATGCTCAATAATTTGACAGGCTCAAAatccaaatatttcagaattgaTGGGCCTGTCACACAGGTTTCCCAAACAAAGACACAAAGGTCCCTGGGAAGGAAATATCCCTATTTTAACCccaaagaggccgggcgcggtggctcacgcctgtaatcctagcactctgggaggccgaggtgggcggatcgtttgagctcaggagtttgagaccagcctgagcaagagcgagaccccatctctactaaaaatagaaagaaattatatggacagctaaaaatatatatagaaaaaattagccgggcatggtggtgcatgcctgtagtcccagctactcgggaggctgaggcagtaggatcgcttgagcccaggagtttgaggttgctgtgagctaggctgacgccacggcactcactctagcttgggcaacagagtgagactctgtttcaaaaaaaaaaaaaaaaaccccaaagagtgTTCACCCTGtgtataatttacatttattcaatTTTGGCACAGATCCCTCTGTAACTCTCAGAGAATACCTTGTTTAGATCTTCAATTTCCAAActgacataaaattaaattaactgtTCCCCTCCTACAGTTAGTATGACCACTAATGAGTTAGAATAACCAAGCAGGTAATAAGCCCTTAAGAGTGGGCCTTGCTTTTTTGGGGAGGCAGGGAACTTAGTATCGGAACTCCGCACAGAAAAAGacaacagtatttaaaaaaacataacacTTAACTTTTCCTCTAGGGAGAGTATTTGAACATCtagaaaaaattccttttttctcttattttttgttgAAGTCTCAGTTCTGGCCAACacctatgtttaaaaaaaaaaaaaaaatccttgttatTAAAACAGTTGACAAGAACACAATCAGTGGCAACACACAAATGCAAACGTAGCAAGTAATTCTTAAGGTATCCAACCACGGGATTTCAGAGCTACTCAGTCCAACCCCCTCActgcacagatggggaaaccgagggaCAAGGCAGACCAAGACAAGGACCTGGGCTTCTGCCTTGAAGTGCAGCACTTTCTACCCAATTGCTGGAAAGATTCCCCGAAATACTACCATCATTTACTATCCCAGGGCTCCCTGCCAGATATTTCCTTGAGTTAGAGCCCGACATGCCTTTTTATAGCTAagactgttaatttttttttttagtgtggaaAAAAAGACACTTCTGGAAGTGTAACCTTGTAAGCACTAGACCAAAACCCCATTACGCGGGGACTGAGAATCAGTGCCAACCATTCCAGCTCAATTATTTCACTGAAGCCAACTCCTAGG encodes:
- the PWWP3A gene encoding PWWP domain-containing DNA repair factor 3A isoform X2, whose product is MEDAKYVLCRWEKRLWPAKVLARTETSTKNKRKKEFFLDVQILSLEEKIKVKSTDVEVLRKSQIEAIASSLVHATSQNEVLAAPLEELTYRRSLRVALDVLSERASLSQEGSSRTVGMAPSRRGKQPAEPAPSLCDSDYSPPQGRRECAPQSLSGPSPCEKDARYRANHKKGLGKSAHPGGLLAPAAGDGSRDGSGARVHGRDQTLASKRGRNSAQKPSPCQKVPLPSEEENGKESERKAGSWTALSPSCRVKEDDPCARAEGRDPGLPLGSLTVPPGPAHLACSEAGECPSKRLCLDGSQGPPATPLEMGAPGPELSPRQGLRERMTLRSAARPSQPSPHAPAEDTRSLRLPDSRKLEEDLQSSEESMEFSSINSILEEDEDDEEPPRILLYHGQERQAARQES
- the PWWP3A gene encoding PWWP domain-containing DNA repair factor 3A isoform X1; the protein is MEDAKYVLCRWEKRLWPAKVLARTETSTKNKRKKEFFLDVQILSLEEKIKVKSTDVEVLRKSQIEAIASSLVHATSQNEVLAAPLEELTYRRSLRVALDVLSERASLSQEGSSRTVGMAPSRRGKQPAEPAPSLCDSDYSPPQGRRECAPQSLSGPSPCEKDARYRANHKKGLGKSAHPGGLLAPAAGDGSRDGSGARVHGRDQTLASKRGRNSAQKPSPCQKVPLPSEEENGKESERKAGSWTALSPSCRVKEDDPCARAEGRDPGLPLGSLTVPPGPAHLACSEAGECPSKRLCLDGSQGPPATPLEMGAPGPELSPRQGLRERMTLRSAARPSQPSPHAPAEDTRSLRLPDSRKLEEDLQSSEESMEFSSINSILEEDEDDEEPPRILLYHEPRSFEVGMLVWLKYQKYPFWPAVVKSVRRRDKKASVLFIEGDMNPKGRGITVSLKRLKHFDCKEKQALLNKAREDFDQAIGWCVSLITDYRVRLGCGSFTGSFLEYYAAHISYPVRKSIQQDALGTRFPQLSRGDPKEPEVDSALGRRQPYRKVLPDRSRAARDRANQKLVEYIVKARGAESHLRAVLKSGRPSRWLETFLNSSQPVTCVETYLEDEEQLDLVVKYLQGVCQEMGSTVLTRTHGDRIRFVLDVLLPEAIICAISAVDAVDYKTAEEKYIKGPSLSYREKEIFDNQLLEERSRRCRW